Proteins encoded in a region of the Mucilaginibacter sabulilitoris genome:
- a CDS encoding efflux RND transporter periplasmic adaptor subunit — protein sequence MSKNVALVFTTVLSAGILASCGDSKKQGAGGQGEQILDYKVLTLQPRQATLNVDYPASIQGQQNIEIRPKVDGYVEKIYVDEGSIVKKGQLLFKINAPQYEQEVRTAQAGIKTAEADLSLAKMQLNKVKPLVEKDIISHYELESAEYTEQSKAAALAQAKASLVNAKVNLGYTTITSPVNGVIGSLPYKLGSLVTSSTTDPLTTVYNTSNIYAYFAMNEKQLLDFSKDSTGTSTFKAKLSKLPNVSLILSDGTTYGHTGRVETVNGLINTATGAANVRADFPNPRGLIRSGSSATVRIPNTIKAGLLVPQSATYELQDKRFVYLVDSKNKIKNVAITVMDNTAGQFYVVTGGLHAGDKIVLESATNLRDSTTIKPTAVSAGSVYGNLK from the coding sequence TTGTCCAAAAACGTAGCGTTGGTTTTCACTACCGTTTTATCGGCGGGCATTTTAGCTTCCTGCGGAGACAGCAAAAAACAAGGCGCCGGCGGTCAGGGCGAACAGATATTAGATTATAAAGTACTTACCTTGCAACCACGGCAGGCCACTTTAAATGTTGATTATCCTGCCAGTATACAGGGGCAGCAAAACATTGAGATCAGGCCCAAAGTTGATGGTTATGTTGAAAAGATATATGTTGATGAAGGCTCGATAGTAAAAAAAGGTCAGCTGCTTTTTAAAATAAACGCACCGCAATATGAACAGGAGGTACGCACCGCACAGGCCGGCATTAAAACAGCCGAGGCCGATTTGAGCCTGGCTAAGATGCAGCTGAATAAAGTTAAACCGCTTGTTGAAAAAGATATTATCAGCCATTATGAACTGGAATCAGCCGAGTATACCGAGCAATCAAAAGCGGCTGCCTTGGCACAAGCCAAAGCAAGTTTAGTAAATGCAAAGGTTAACTTGGGTTATACCACCATTACCAGCCCGGTAAATGGCGTTATTGGCTCACTGCCATATAAATTAGGCAGTTTGGTAACCAGCAGCACTACTGATCCCTTAACTACGGTTTATAATACCTCCAATATTTACGCCTACTTTGCAATGAACGAAAAGCAATTGCTTGACTTTAGTAAAGACAGCACGGGCACAAGCACTTTCAAGGCGAAATTGAGTAAGCTCCCCAACGTATCGCTGATATTGTCTGATGGTACAACTTATGGACATACCGGTCGTGTGGAAACGGTTAACGGGCTCATTAACACAGCTACCGGTGCTGCCAACGTAAGAGCCGATTTTCCCAATCCCAGGGGACTTATCCGCAGTGGCAGCAGTGCTACGGTGCGGATCCCAAATACCATTAAGGCGGGTTTACTTGTTCCTCAAAGCGCTACTTACGAGTTGCAGGATAAACGCTTTGTTTACCTGGTTGACAGTAAGAATAAGATAAAAAATGTTGCAATTACGGTAATGGATAATACCGCCGGACAATTTTATGTAGTAACTGGCGGTTTGCATGCCGGTGATAAAATAGTATTGGAAAGTGCCACTAATTTAAGGGACAGTACCACTATTAAACCTACCGCGGTAAGCGCCGGATCGGTTTATGGTAACCTTAAGTAA